The Salvia miltiorrhiza cultivar Shanhuang (shh) chromosome 1, IMPLAD_Smil_shh, whole genome shotgun sequence genome has a window encoding:
- the LOC131014183 gene encoding protein G1-like6 codes for MACKLLNYDQILSGPALVSYCNSSSPTSETSSVSQKAVAGAPPSSLSRYESQKWRNWNTSGRYLKNHKPLLVLSHCSGAHILEFLRYLDQFGKTKVHTAGCPFFGHPHPLPPPPPRPAPAFSARPGEASMHSSASYAPPSRRTTAGRRPIPSAHAVSPMRRKRGRSPQSSRCRRQIRGQGLTALLSLLKESN; via the exons ATGGCATGTAAATTACTAAACTATGACCAAATTCTG TCTGGTCCAGCCCTAGTGAGCTACTGCAACTCGAGCAGCCCTACATCGGAGACGAGCTCCGTCAGCCAGAAGGCGGTGGCGGGTGCGCCACCTTCGTCCCTGAGCCGGTACGAGTCGCAGAAATGGCGCAACTGGAACACGTCCGGGCGGTATCTGAAGAACCACAAGCCACTGCTGGTGCTGAGCCATTGTAGCGGGGCCCACATCCTTGAATTCCTCCGCTACCTCGACCAGTTCGGCAAGACCAAGGTCCACACCGCCGGCTGCCCCTTCTTCGGCCATCctcaccccctcccccccccccccccccgccctGCCCCTGCCTTCTCCGCCAGGCCTGGGGAAGCCTCGATGCACTCGTCGGCCTCCTACGCGCCGCCTTCGAGGAGAACGACGGCAGGCCGTAGACCAATCCCTTCGGCGCACGCGGTATCGCCTATGAGaagaaaaagaggaagaagCCCCCAAAGCAGCAGATGCAGGCGCCAGATTCGAGGTCAGGGACTCACAGCCCTCCTCTCCTTACTCAAAGAATCGAATTGA